From the genome of Roseivivax sp. THAF197b:
CCTTGCCGTGTCCTGCCGCTCTTACCCTGACGCGCGGGGTGAGGAAAGTCGCCGTTTTCAACCTGTTCTGCGGGGGAAAAGCCGTCCGGCCCGTACTGATTTCAGGCGACGAAAAAAATCGCGACATTCCCCCTTCACAAGCTGAAAAGCGTCCTCTATACGCACGCCACCAAGCCTCAGACAGTGCGGTCGTGGCGGAATTGGTAGACGCGCAGCGTTGAGGTCGCTGTGGGGTAACTCCCGTGGAAGTTCGAGTCTTCTCGACCGCACCATTCACCTAAAAATCAAGGACTTGCTCTCCCATCTGTAAGGGAGAAAAAGACCTGTGACCCGTACACTTCCCAAAGGTATCTTCAAGCGTAACGGCGTGTACGCTGTGCGTTTCAGCGTTCCAACCGAGGCTCAGTCCGTGGTTGGAAAGAAGGAGATCGTCCGATCACTCGGCACTCGGGACCTAGGTGAAGCCCTAGCCAGAAGCCCTGAGGTCCTCTCGGATATCAGAGAGAATTTGTTCAGCGCCAAGGTAGAGAAGCCTCAAGTGCACTGTAGGGTGTCCTCAGGTTCGACCGTGAGGGAGACAGCCCATCGCTGGCTGAGCGAAAGTGACGGAATTAATAACTCCACCCGCGCTCGCTATCGAAGCATCCTCGCGCGGTTCGAGGAATACTCGGGAAACTGTGATGTGTCCCAGATTAAGCGTGAGATGGCTTTGGGCTTCATGGACCATCTCAGGGCAACTCCCTCTCCCAAGACAGGGCAACCGCTCTCGCATCGAAGCCTGTCCATCCATCAAATCTGCCTCGCCTCCTACTGGCGCGTCCTAGAGCACTGGGGGCTTGTCGATGGTGACATGAAGAACCCGTTCTCTTCTCTCCTTCGTCGCCTTGCAGGGCAGAAGAAGAAGACAGACCCGAGGAAGAAGAACCTGCGTCCGGTGACCCGTGAAGAGGCCGAAGCCTTGTTGGCCTTCATCGAACGTAACCAACGCCTCAAGTATCAGTTCGAGATGAGCGTGACCGTAAGGTTACTTTGGGTGACCGCCTGTCGCCTCGGGGAGATCGCAGGGCTTTCTCTGGGCAACATTGACGACCGGGGCGACCATATCCGGCTGAACATCACGGGAGCCAAGACAGAGGCCGGGAACCGGAAGGTGATGGTCGTCGGGCAGGATGATTGTGAGTTACTCCGAGCAGCAATCCGCCGCGCTCAGGTGACCGAGCCAGCTTGTCCCGATAATCGCGGTCTACTGTTCCCGAGGCTGCTCAGAGGCGGATACGACAGGACGCCGGGGCATTATCTCGGGAAGGCGTTGGAGAACGCTAGGAAGACCTTGGACATGCAATCGGGTGAGTGGGACATGCATTCCTTTCGTAGGACCGGGGTTTCCGCGCTGGTCAACGCCGGGGTTGCCAAGGAAGCGCGGAACCTTGCGGTGGGCCACTCGAACAAGGACGATATTGGCATGTCAGTCTATGCAAAGCGGGGCGACCTGAGCGAGGTCATAAAGGCGACCTTTGAGGCGCTCTACGGTGAACTTGGGGGGAGCCTGTAATGCTGAGCGTAGGCAGTCTCACCCCGGCA
Proteins encoded in this window:
- a CDS encoding site-specific integrase, whose amino-acid sequence is MTRTLPKGIFKRNGVYAVRFSVPTEAQSVVGKKEIVRSLGTRDLGEALARSPEVLSDIRENLFSAKVEKPQVHCRVSSGSTVRETAHRWLSESDGINNSTRARYRSILARFEEYSGNCDVSQIKREMALGFMDHLRATPSPKTGQPLSHRSLSIHQICLASYWRVLEHWGLVDGDMKNPFSSLLRRLAGQKKKTDPRKKNLRPVTREEAEALLAFIERNQRLKYQFEMSVTVRLLWVTACRLGEIAGLSLGNIDDRGDHIRLNITGAKTEAGNRKVMVVGQDDCELLRAAIRRAQVTEPACPDNRGLLFPRLLRGGYDRTPGHYLGKALENARKTLDMQSGEWDMHSFRRTGVSALVNAGVAKEARNLAVGHSNKDDIGMSVYAKRGDLSEVIKATFEALYGELGGSL